A window of the Butyricimonas virosa genome harbors these coding sequences:
- the rnhA gene encoding ribonuclease HI, which translates to MPHNITIYTDGAASGNPGPGGYGVVLMAGAHRKELSEGFRRTTNNRMELLAVIIGLAALRFEGSNVTIYSDSKYVVDAVEKGWVFGWEKTGFKKKKNPDLWRQFLALYRKHHVKFIWVKGHANIPENERCDQLAVAAYKAPNLQIDEYYEAEQSSNEQLFSE; encoded by the coding sequence ATGCCACATAATATCACGATATATACAGACGGAGCCGCCAGCGGTAACCCCGGACCGGGAGGTTATGGGGTCGTACTCATGGCCGGTGCCCACCGCAAAGAATTGTCGGAAGGTTTCCGCCGCACCACGAACAACCGCATGGAACTACTCGCGGTTATCATAGGCCTCGCCGCCCTACGTTTCGAAGGAAGCAACGTAACCATCTACTCCGACTCGAAATACGTGGTCGATGCCGTCGAAAAAGGCTGGGTTTTCGGCTGGGAAAAGACCGGGTTCAAAAAGAAAAAGAATCCTGATCTCTGGCGACAATTCCTCGCCCTTTATCGCAAGCATCACGTGAAATTCATCTGGGTAAAAGGACATGCCAACATCCCGGAAAACGAACGTTGCGACCAGCTCGCCGTAGCCGCCTACAAAGCCCCGAACTTGCAGATTGATGAATATTATGAAGCAGAACAGAGTTCTAACGAACAACTTTTTAGTGAATAG
- a CDS encoding NAD-dependent epimerase/dehydratase family protein translates to MKKILIVGAGGQIGSELVPHLRSIYGNSNVVAADISAEKCKALAEAGPFEELNALDGEGFSAIVKKYNIDTIFNLVALLSATGEKNPKLAWDINIGALTNSLYIAKDNNCAVFTPSSIGAFGNDTPKDKTPQDTLQRSNTTIYGVCKVTGELLSDYYFNRFGVDTRSVRFPGLISYVTLPGGGTTDYAVEIYYDAIRKGSFTCNVKEGTYMDMMYMPDALNAVVQLMEADPSKLKHRNSFNIASMSFEPEQIAAEIRKHIPDFKMDYQIDPVKQAIANSWPNSMDDTCAREEWGWAPKFDLTSMTNDMLIKVKEKFDKGLIK, encoded by the coding sequence ATGAAAAAAATATTAATCGTTGGTGCAGGGGGACAAATCGGTTCCGAACTAGTACCCCACTTGAGATCCATTTATGGAAACAGCAATGTAGTGGCAGCTGATATTAGTGCTGAAAAATGTAAAGCATTGGCAGAAGCAGGTCCGTTCGAGGAATTAAACGCTCTTGACGGGGAAGGTTTCAGTGCCATCGTGAAAAAATACAATATTGACACCATCTTTAACTTAGTTGCCTTGTTGTCAGCCACGGGAGAAAAGAACCCGAAACTAGCTTGGGACATCAATATTGGAGCTTTAACCAACTCTCTGTACATCGCCAAGGATAACAACTGCGCCGTGTTCACGCCGAGTTCCATCGGGGCTTTCGGGAACGATACCCCAAAAGATAAAACTCCCCAAGACACGTTGCAACGTTCCAATACCACGATTTACGGGGTTTGCAAGGTAACAGGCGAACTTTTAAGCGACTACTACTTCAATCGTTTCGGTGTTGACACCCGTAGCGTGCGTTTCCCGGGATTGATTTCATACGTGACTCTTCCCGGAGGAGGAACCACGGACTATGCCGTAGAAATTTACTACGATGCCATCCGCAAAGGTTCATTCACCTGTAACGTGAAAGAAGGTACTTACATGGACATGATGTACATGCCGGATGCCTTGAACGCCGTTGTTCAATTGATGGAAGCTGATCCCAGTAAATTAAAACACCGGAACAGTTTCAACATCGCATCCATGAGCTTCGAGCCGGAACAAATCGCTGCTGAAATTCGCAAACATATCCCCGACTTCAAGATGGATTACCAGATCGACCCGGTAAAACAAGCCATCGCTAATAGCTGGCCAAACAGCATGGATGACACTTGCGCCCGCGAAGAATGGGGCTGGGCACCGAAATTCGACCTTACCAGCATGACAAACGATATGTTGATCAAGGTAAAAGAAAAATTTGACAAAGGATTGATCAAATAA
- a CDS encoding IS256 family transposase: MEQEFNFESIKNKALEQLKSGKSLLGKDGAFAPLLESILNAALEGEMEAHLSDEERETGNRRNGKMQKQVQTPLGEVTVSTPRDRNSTFDPQFIKKRETILAEGVADRIIGLYALGNSTREISDWMEENLGNRVSAETISSITDRVLPEIKAWKSRLLDPVYPIVWLDAIHYKVTDERGYAVTRAIYNVLGITKEGHKELLGMYISKNEGANFWLGVLTDLQNRGVQDILIACVDGLKGFPEAIVSVYPDAIVQLCIVHQIRNSIKHVGSKHQKEFLLDLKRVYQAVNKESAEEELVKLDDKWGEQYPIVIKSWQDNWEKLTEYFQFTATIRRLIYTTNTVEGYHRQIRKVTKNKGVFPHDTALEKLVYLAYRNIRKKWTMPIPNWAAVAQQLAIKFGERFKLW, from the coding sequence ATGGAACAAGAATTTAATTTCGAAAGCATCAAAAACAAGGCCCTGGAACAATTAAAATCAGGTAAGTCCTTGTTAGGTAAAGACGGTGCGTTTGCCCCGTTATTGGAAAGTATACTAAACGCGGCACTCGAAGGTGAAATGGAAGCCCATCTCTCTGATGAAGAACGAGAAACGGGTAATCGTCGTAACGGTAAAATGCAAAAACAAGTACAAACTCCTTTAGGAGAAGTGACGGTATCCACGCCTAGAGATCGTAACTCAACTTTTGATCCCCAGTTCATTAAAAAACGAGAGACTATACTAGCCGAGGGTGTGGCCGATCGGATCATAGGTTTATACGCCCTTGGTAATAGCACCCGAGAAATAAGTGACTGGATGGAAGAGAATCTAGGAAACAGGGTATCGGCAGAAACGATCAGTTCTATAACAGATCGGGTTCTTCCCGAGATTAAAGCTTGGAAATCAAGGCTCCTTGATCCCGTGTACCCGATCGTTTGGTTGGACGCTATTCATTACAAGGTAACAGATGAAAGAGGTTACGCCGTGACTCGTGCCATTTACAACGTGCTGGGTATAACCAAGGAGGGGCATAAGGAGCTACTGGGAATGTATATCTCTAAAAACGAGGGAGCGAACTTTTGGCTGGGAGTTCTCACGGATTTGCAAAACCGTGGTGTGCAAGATATACTAATCGCTTGCGTGGACGGTCTAAAGGGCTTTCCCGAGGCGATCGTGAGTGTTTATCCCGACGCTATAGTCCAGTTATGCATCGTGCATCAAATACGCAATTCTATCAAGCACGTGGGTAGTAAACACCAAAAAGAATTCCTGCTTGACCTCAAGCGAGTTTATCAAGCTGTAAATAAAGAATCAGCTGAAGAAGAACTGGTTAAACTTGACGATAAATGGGGTGAACAATACCCTATTGTCATCAAATCATGGCAAGATAACTGGGAGAAACTAACTGAATATTTCCAGTTCACGGCAACTATCAGAAGACTGATATACACGACCAATACCGTGGAAGGGTATCATCGACAAATTCGAAAAGTAACAAAAAACAAGGGCGTGTTCCCGCACGACACCGCCCTTGAAAAACTAGTTTACCTGGCTTATCGCAATATCAGGAAAAAATGGACCATGCCAATCCCGAATTGGGCGGCTGTTGCTCAACAACTGGCTATTAAATTTGGAGAAAGGTTTAAATTATGGTAA
- a CDS encoding TlpA family protein disulfide reductase: MKYRLILWAALLCGFLFRANAQGVEFRDLTFRQALEQAQKEGKLVFMDCYTSWCGPCKNMLNNVFTLSEAGEFMNAAFVCVKFDMEKGEGKELRKQFQVRAYPTFFIIRPDGTVQHRLAGGSPWERFRERVERGLNEKTSYHYLDACYQKGKLSPKQYPQYVQALKDASDGKRVEGICLEVFGKLNNKARCRKENWFLFDQEMKPTDIRFEYLVDHKDDFDRNVGKGIVDGKISSVYSEELTRLNSSKENEWPARIGEIAVQLGKIDFEGKQKIENLVNYEVAYLSKDVEGVLKSLEEYGSDLPQYVVMDLVFQYGFILREGTNEQIARYIRLGRQNESRALSPQMVQLMREYMDRYESELNDRLTYAGIRGKVTRGRMDEVYLYKVEDGKECLIATSKVSRDGWYGFTFQPERKGFYTVGGKESLDRIRLYMQPGDRGEVNFPEDTIVITARNTPENLLLASWESLMIPVRERTDNLKYALFDYRDFFPYFMDFLPRAREFQEKITFRDEEFRRLVRQTIDFDLDYYAFRILNALKAGKETHKPSRPTPADYPVYYKTIVAKNKLSDASILEQPYGYDYLQRYTTFACGGDKASIPLEERLTWLSCNLLKAEIVLWRMENCRKYEDYMKMLNTYGDYFTTSNHQKRLDAVSAKLYKGITGEKASDFTYPDNKGKMVSLSDFRGKVVVVDVWATWCGPCRAEIPYLVKLEKEMEGKDVVFIGVSVDEQKDHKKWLEVLEKEGLEGVQLFTNGRDKNGRDKIMKDYKIKGIPRFMVFDKKGNVVTINSPRPSNPELRKLLERELRK; encoded by the coding sequence ATGAAATACAGATTGATATTATGGGCCGCACTGTTGTGCGGCTTCCTATTTCGGGCGAATGCCCAGGGCGTAGAATTTCGTGATCTGACTTTCCGGCAGGCGTTGGAGCAAGCTCAAAAGGAGGGAAAATTGGTGTTTATGGATTGTTATACCAGTTGGTGCGGGCCTTGTAAGAACATGTTGAACAATGTGTTTACCTTGTCCGAAGCCGGGGAGTTTATGAATGCGGCTTTCGTTTGCGTGAAGTTTGATATGGAAAAAGGGGAGGGGAAAGAGTTGAGAAAGCAGTTTCAAGTACGAGCCTATCCGACGTTTTTTATCATTCGTCCGGATGGTACCGTGCAACATCGACTGGCTGGAGGCAGTCCGTGGGAACGTTTCCGGGAACGGGTGGAAAGAGGATTAAACGAAAAGACCTCTTATCACTATTTGGATGCGTGTTACCAAAAGGGAAAACTTTCTCCAAAGCAATATCCGCAGTACGTGCAAGCGTTGAAAGATGCCAGTGACGGCAAGCGGGTTGAAGGTATTTGTCTGGAAGTGTTCGGGAAATTAAATAATAAGGCAAGATGTCGTAAAGAAAACTGGTTCTTGTTCGATCAGGAAATGAAGCCGACGGATATTCGTTTTGAATATTTGGTTGATCACAAAGATGATTTCGACCGAAACGTGGGAAAGGGTATCGTGGATGGGAAAATTAGTTCGGTTTATTCGGAAGAGTTGACTCGTTTGAATAGTTCCAAAGAAAACGAGTGGCCGGCAAGAATCGGGGAAATAGCTGTTCAGCTGGGGAAAATTGATTTCGAGGGAAAACAAAAGATCGAGAATCTGGTAAATTATGAGGTGGCCTATTTAAGTAAAGATGTTGAAGGGGTGTTAAAGAGTCTGGAGGAGTACGGGAGTGATTTGCCTCAATACGTGGTGATGGATTTGGTATTTCAATACGGTTTTATCCTTCGGGAAGGTACAAATGAACAAATAGCCCGGTATATCCGGCTGGGACGCCAGAACGAGAGTCGCGCTCTTTCTCCTCAAATGGTGCAGTTGATGCGGGAATACATGGATCGTTATGAAAGTGAATTGAATGATCGGTTGACTTATGCCGGGATACGGGGTAAAGTGACGAGGGGGAGAATGGATGAAGTGTACTTGTATAAGGTCGAGGATGGGAAGGAATGTTTGATTGCCACGTCGAAGGTGAGTCGGGATGGATGGTACGGGTTTACTTTCCAACCGGAACGGAAAGGGTTCTACACGGTCGGGGGAAAAGAGAGTCTGGATCGGATTCGTCTGTATATGCAACCGGGAGACCGGGGGGAAGTGAATTTCCCGGAAGATACGATCGTGATTACGGCTCGTAATACTCCCGAAAATCTGTTGTTGGCCAGTTGGGAATCCCTGATGATTCCGGTACGTGAAAGGACGGATAATCTTAAATATGCGTTATTCGATTATCGTGATTTTTTCCCTTATTTTATGGATTTTCTTCCTCGTGCACGGGAGTTTCAGGAAAAAATTACTTTCCGGGATGAAGAGTTCCGTCGTTTGGTCCGGCAGACGATAGATTTCGATTTGGATTACTATGCTTTTCGTATTCTGAATGCCTTGAAAGCGGGTAAAGAAACTCATAAGCCGAGCCGTCCTACTCCTGCCGATTATCCGGTGTACTATAAGACGATTGTGGCCAAAAATAAATTATCGGATGCTTCAATATTGGAACAACCGTATGGCTATGATTATTTACAGCGGTACACGACTTTTGCTTGTGGAGGAGATAAAGCATCAATTCCGTTAGAAGAACGTTTGACATGGCTGTCATGTAATCTGTTGAAAGCGGAAATAGTTCTTTGGAGAATGGAAAATTGTCGAAAATATGAAGATTACATGAAAATGTTGAATACATACGGGGATTATTTTACGACATCCAATCATCAGAAACGTTTAGATGCTGTTTCGGCTAAATTGTATAAAGGAATTACAGGAGAAAAAGCATCTGATTTTACTTATCCGGACAATAAGGGAAAGATGGTGTCATTGTCGGATTTTCGAGGAAAAGTAGTTGTGGTGGATGTATGGGCCACGTGGTGTGGACCTTGTCGTGCAGAGATACCGTATTTGGTGAAATTAGAAAAGGAAATGGAGGGAAAGGATGTGGTATTTATCGGAGTGTCTGTCGATGAGCAAAAAGACCATAAAAAATGGTTAGAGGTATTGGAAAAAGAAGGTTTGGAAGGAGTGCAACTATTTACAAATGGTAGAGATAAGAATGGTAGGGATAAAATAATGAAAGATTATAAAATTAAAGGTATCCCCCGGTTCATGGTGTTTGATAAAAAGGGGAATGTGGTAACGATTAACTCTCCCCGGCCTTCAAATCCGGAATTACGGAAGTTGTTGGAGCGGGAATTGCGGAAATGA
- the rnr gene encoding ribonuclease R: MPKKEKKSKRDIGKKELHRLLYDIFSGNPDQNFNYKQLAQRLGIKNMNAKQLIMTVLYEMKNDNMLTEESTGLFKFKVNTIYVTGIIDLTAKGTAYLISDDCKEDVFIPQVGLNHALNGDKVKVLLYARSSKRRPEGEVVEILERKKETFVGIIQCSKQYAFLVPTGKQLPYDIFIPLADLNGAKDGEKAIVKITEWPENQKNPVGKVLEVLGTPGDNDTEMNAIMAEYELPVQFPTNVEKAAKKIKDAIPAEEIKNRRDFREITTFTIDPKDAKDFDDALSLQKLKNGHYEVGVHIADVSFYVTPDSVLDKEAYTRATSVYLVDRTIPMLPEQLSNGLCSLRPDEEKLCFSAVFELNDKAEVVNQWFGRTIIKSNRRFTYEEAQAMIEGGEGDYKEEILTLNDLAQKLRAARFQNGAIAFDRIEVRFDIDEKGKPTGVYFKRSKEANKLIEEFMLLANKKVAEKIGKVKENQKAKTFVYRIHEQPNTEKLEDFSRFIAKFGYRLRTSTPRQISSSMNKLMEDVQDRPEQNMIETLAIRTMAKAVYSTVNVGHYGLAFDYYSHFTSPIRRYPDVMTHRLLQRYLDGGRSANAEKYEEMCKHCSDMEQIAANAERASIKYKQVEFMSDKLGENFMGTISGVTQWGFYVELNDTKCEGLVSINELEGDYYEFDEENYCIVGRHHRKVYQLGDQVLVKVAKANLVARQLDFALVGSESTTTAAPAKVVSSKTRGNRQRPERKLRRGRRGDAPTKRKEKKSKK; encoded by the coding sequence ATGCCAAAGAAAGAAAAAAAAAGCAAGAGAGACATCGGTAAGAAAGAATTACACCGATTATTATACGATATATTTTCCGGTAACCCCGATCAAAACTTCAATTACAAGCAACTAGCTCAAAGATTAGGCATCAAGAACATGAATGCCAAACAATTGATCATGACGGTTCTCTACGAGATGAAAAATGACAATATGCTCACAGAAGAATCAACCGGTCTTTTTAAATTCAAGGTAAACACCATTTACGTTACCGGAATCATCGACCTAACAGCAAAAGGTACTGCCTACTTGATCTCGGACGACTGCAAAGAAGATGTTTTCATTCCGCAAGTCGGTCTGAATCATGCCTTAAACGGCGATAAGGTAAAAGTGTTACTCTATGCCCGAAGTTCCAAAAGACGCCCCGAAGGGGAAGTGGTGGAAATCCTCGAACGCAAGAAAGAAACATTCGTGGGCATCATACAATGCTCCAAACAATACGCCTTTCTCGTTCCCACGGGCAAACAATTACCTTACGATATATTTATCCCCTTGGCAGACTTGAACGGTGCCAAGGACGGGGAAAAAGCCATCGTCAAGATTACCGAGTGGCCGGAGAACCAGAAGAACCCGGTGGGGAAAGTGCTGGAAGTTCTCGGAACGCCGGGAGACAACGACACGGAAATGAACGCAATCATGGCGGAATACGAACTGCCCGTACAATTCCCGACAAACGTGGAAAAAGCCGCTAAAAAGATAAAAGATGCCATCCCGGCAGAGGAAATCAAGAACCGCAGAGATTTCCGGGAAATCACGACATTCACGATCGACCCGAAGGATGCCAAGGACTTCGACGATGCCCTCTCGCTCCAAAAGTTGAAAAACGGGCATTACGAGGTCGGCGTACATATCGCGGATGTCAGTTTCTACGTGACCCCGGATTCCGTGCTGGACAAGGAAGCCTACACCCGCGCCACATCCGTGTATCTCGTGGACCGCACGATCCCGATGTTACCGGAACAACTGTCCAACGGGTTATGTTCGCTACGTCCCGACGAGGAAAAACTTTGTTTCTCGGCAGTTTTCGAGTTGAATGACAAAGCCGAGGTGGTCAATCAATGGTTCGGACGAACGATCATCAAGTCAAACCGCCGTTTCACTTACGAGGAAGCACAAGCCATGATCGAGGGCGGCGAGGGCGACTATAAAGAAGAGATATTAACCCTTAACGATCTGGCCCAGAAACTACGGGCCGCCCGTTTCCAGAATGGCGCCATCGCTTTCGACCGGATCGAGGTTCGCTTTGATATTGATGAGAAGGGGAAACCCACGGGCGTGTACTTCAAACGCTCGAAGGAGGCCAACAAGTTGATCGAGGAATTCATGCTTCTAGCCAACAAAAAAGTAGCGGAAAAAATCGGGAAAGTCAAGGAAAACCAAAAAGCCAAAACGTTCGTGTATCGTATTCACGAGCAACCGAACACCGAAAAACTGGAAGATTTCAGCCGTTTTATCGCCAAATTCGGCTACCGTCTACGCACAAGTACTCCCCGACAAATATCCTCTTCCATGAACAAATTGATGGAAGACGTGCAGGATCGCCCGGAACAGAACATGATCGAAACTCTGGCCATCCGTACCATGGCAAAGGCCGTTTACTCAACGGTGAACGTGGGACACTACGGGTTGGCTTTCGACTACTATTCGCACTTCACGTCACCAATCCGCCGGTATCCGGACGTGATGACCCACCGCCTGTTGCAACGTTATCTTGACGGCGGACGTTCTGCCAATGCCGAGAAGTACGAAGAGATGTGTAAGCATTGCTCCGACATGGAACAGATCGCCGCTAACGCGGAAAGAGCCTCCATCAAGTATAAGCAAGTCGAGTTCATGAGCGACAAGCTAGGCGAGAACTTCATGGGAACGATCTCCGGCGTGACGCAATGGGGTTTCTACGTGGAACTGAATGACACCAAATGCGAAGGACTTGTTTCTATTAATGAACTGGAGGGGGATTATTACGAATTCGACGAAGAAAACTACTGCATCGTGGGCCGTCATCACCGGAAAGTCTACCAACTGGGTGATCAGGTACTCGTGAAAGTGGCAAAGGCCAATCTGGTTGCCCGCCAACTGGATTTCGCTCTCGTGGGAAGTGAAAGCACCACAACCGCCGCCCCGGCAAAGGTGGTTTCTTCTAAAACCAGAGGCAACCGCCAACGCCCGGAACGCAAACTCCGGCGAGGAAGGCGGGGAGACGCTCCAACGAAAAGGAAAGAGAAGAAGAGTAAAAAGTAA
- a CDS encoding helix-turn-helix domain-containing protein — translation MEEILKINSMDDYNKLFGLETRHPLVSVVDLSQATRWPTQAVFNYGIYALFLKDTKCGDIRYGRQLYDYQDGTIVSFGPGQIAGINMPSGVRPAAHGLLFHPDLIRGTALGQEIRNYTFFSYEANEALHLSEEERQTIMDCLNKIQAELEHAIDKHSRRLITANIGVLLDYCLRFYDRQFVTRNQQNNDIIVRFERLLDEYFDGPMPQQAGLPSVKYFADKVFLSPNYFGDMIRKQTGKTASEYIQTKVIERAKENLLSSDKTMSEIAYDLGFQYPQHLSRMFKRVAGCTPNEFRAQN, via the coding sequence ATGGAAGAGATACTGAAAATAAACAGCATGGACGACTATAACAAGCTATTCGGACTGGAAACCCGCCACCCGTTAGTTAGCGTCGTCGACTTATCACAAGCCACCCGATGGCCCACTCAAGCAGTCTTCAATTACGGCATCTACGCCCTTTTCCTGAAAGACACCAAATGCGGCGACATCCGCTACGGACGGCAGCTCTACGACTATCAAGACGGCACTATCGTCAGTTTCGGCCCGGGACAGATCGCCGGAATTAACATGCCTTCCGGAGTTCGCCCCGCGGCCCACGGGCTACTGTTTCATCCCGACCTTATCCGGGGTACGGCACTCGGACAAGAGATTCGCAACTACACGTTTTTCTCCTACGAGGCGAACGAGGCCCTACACCTCTCCGAAGAGGAACGCCAAACCATCATGGATTGCCTGAATAAAATACAAGCCGAACTGGAACACGCCATCGATAAACACAGCCGACGCCTGATCACGGCTAACATTGGTGTATTATTGGATTATTGCCTCCGTTTCTACGATCGACAATTTGTTACCCGCAACCAACAAAACAACGATATCATCGTCCGGTTCGAACGCTTGCTCGATGAATATTTCGATGGCCCGATGCCACAACAAGCAGGCTTACCCTCGGTCAAATACTTCGCGGACAAAGTCTTTCTCTCCCCGAATTATTTCGGAGACATGATTCGCAAACAAACCGGGAAGACCGCCTCGGAATACATTCAAACCAAGGTCATCGAACGAGCCAAGGAAAATCTACTTTCCTCGGACAAAACGATGAGCGAAATCGCCTACGACCTGGGCTTCCAATACCCCCAGCATTTAAGCCGGATGTTCAAACGGGTGGCTGGATGCACACCCAACGAATTTCGGGCCCAGAATTGA
- a CDS encoding TlpA family protein disulfide reductase, with product MIKLSRIVLMFLFVGILVACQPRERVIDYPAFQAKNSASLEISRIVLNDTATVIYADVEQYPGGWARVDAGIYILANGQKYFALKSEGLKLNEKFEMRDTGLLSFKLFFPPLPKGVNSIDVIESRMNLGGWHIWGLNLNPDVEMTAVAIPSDVSARDWKEATTLPPAELKMGKTRVKVHLCGYRDLMDGRDVELFVSDMFNPGKELSKRIDQDHSCTFEFDQYSTTWLYLSNTLFRTMIVLDPGDDVEVYVDLGEATRRASRYQKDRMKAHRLAYVVGESRFVSLNYALQDEYEDGFSMYSFYKDINGMNADEYIAYVMKLYRAEMERLANDKALPDGVRKYRELGVKGFVMRLVCSGESNLETAYREANHIGWDQREIDFKAPEFTDKHFAVLKELDVNRLDMLYARDFPYCFDIVCYRIPSLDRLEKILGSQEGFLIDYFKLQGIYDQLENMKPLTKEQRRNLASIDPYYTKAFEQVKQQIDAKVAESKVKAEKRIREVPSVSEKKLFDAIMARYKGKVVMVDLWATWCGPCRGAIASFEPRKNRFKDKDVVFVYITNESSPESKWLEMVAGIEGEHYRLNRKQWDYICDYFGVDGIPSYVIVDRDGNARLRNDLRGSGMLEQELSRML from the coding sequence ATGATAAAATTAAGTCGAATTGTCTTGATGTTCCTGTTCGTGGGCATTCTCGTTGCTTGCCAACCGAGGGAACGGGTGATTGATTACCCGGCCTTTCAGGCTAAAAATTCTGCGTCACTCGAAATCTCCCGTATCGTTTTAAACGATACGGCCACGGTTATTTATGCCGATGTCGAACAATATCCCGGTGGCTGGGCTCGGGTGGATGCCGGGATCTATATCTTGGCGAACGGGCAAAAGTATTTTGCCTTGAAGTCGGAAGGATTGAAGTTGAATGAGAAATTTGAGATGCGTGATACCGGATTGCTCTCGTTCAAATTGTTTTTCCCGCCGCTACCGAAAGGAGTGAATTCGATCGATGTGATCGAGAGTCGGATGAACCTGGGGGGCTGGCATATTTGGGGTTTGAATTTGAATCCGGATGTTGAAATGACTGCCGTGGCTATCCCGTCGGACGTGTCTGCCCGGGACTGGAAAGAAGCGACCACGTTACCGCCGGCTGAGTTGAAAATGGGAAAGACGAGGGTAAAGGTGCATTTATGCGGTTATCGTGATTTGATGGACGGGCGGGATGTCGAGCTTTTCGTGAGCGATATGTTTAACCCCGGGAAGGAGTTGTCGAAGAGGATCGATCAGGATCATAGCTGTACCTTCGAATTTGATCAATATTCCACGACATGGCTTTATTTGAGTAACACGCTCTTCCGTACGATGATTGTGCTTGATCCGGGAGATGACGTGGAGGTGTATGTCGATTTGGGAGAGGCTACCCGGAGGGCTTCCCGCTATCAGAAAGACCGGATGAAGGCTCATCGTTTGGCTTACGTGGTTGGGGAGAGCCGGTTTGTCTCCTTGAATTACGCGTTGCAGGATGAGTACGAGGATGGATTTTCTATGTATTCTTTCTACAAGGATATAAACGGGATGAATGCTGATGAGTATATTGCGTACGTGATGAAGCTTTACCGGGCCGAGATGGAGCGTTTGGCGAATGATAAGGCACTACCGGATGGAGTGCGGAAATACCGGGAGCTTGGGGTAAAAGGTTTTGTAATGAGGCTGGTTTGTTCCGGGGAGTCTAATTTGGAGACGGCTTACAGGGAGGCGAATCATATCGGATGGGACCAACGGGAGATCGATTTCAAAGCTCCGGAGTTCACGGATAAGCATTTTGCCGTGTTGAAAGAGTTGGATGTGAATCGGCTGGATATGTTATATGCTCGTGATTTCCCATATTGTTTTGATATCGTTTGTTACCGTATTCCTTCGTTGGATCGGTTGGAGAAGATACTGGGAAGCCAGGAAGGGTTCTTGATCGATTATTTTAAATTGCAGGGTATTTATGATCAACTGGAGAATATGAAACCCTTGACGAAAGAGCAACGGCGGAACCTGGCATCTATCGACCCCTATTACACGAAGGCTTTTGAACAGGTGAAGCAGCAGATCGATGCGAAAGTTGCGGAAAGTAAGGTGAAGGCGGAAAAACGAATCCGGGAGGTCCCTTCGGTATCCGAGAAAAAGTTATTTGATGCAATTATGGCCCGTTATAAGGGGAAGGTGGTGATGGTAGACCTGTGGGCCACGTGGTGCGGACCTTGCCGGGGGGCGATTGCTTCTTTTGAACCCAGGAAGAATAGGTTCAAGGATAAGGATGTTGTTTTCGTGTATATCACGAACGAATCTTCCCCGGAATCCAAATGGTTGGAGATGGTGGCAGGAATCGAGGGAGAGCATTATCGTTTGAATCGTAAACAATGGGATTATATATGTGATTATTTCGGCGTGGACGGGATTCCCTCGTATGTCATTGTTGACCGGGATGGGAATGCACGGTTGAGAAATGATTTGAGGGGATCGGGGATGTTGGAGCAGGAATTGTCGAGGATGCTTTAA